The following coding sequences are from one Pelagovum sp. HNIBRBA483 window:
- a CDS encoding BLUF domain-containing protein, with translation MRSEEVRALLIVARIRNLTCEISGLLIHDHGRFWQYLEGPKWTVEQVFSSIERDYRHTNITIVESGEATARQFPDFEMGELDIATLPEDNPLRADFDALFGGGSHEAKFASAQRLTDHFSGV, from the coding sequence ATGCGCTCCGAAGAAGTCCGCGCGCTGTTGATCGTCGCCCGCATCCGCAACCTCACTTGCGAAATCAGCGGCCTGCTGATCCACGATCACGGGCGTTTCTGGCAATATCTGGAAGGGCCAAAATGGACGGTGGAGCAGGTCTTCAGCTCCATCGAGCGGGATTACCGGCACACCAACATCACCATTGTCGAAAGCGGAGAAGCCACGGCCCGCCAGTTCCCCGATTTCGAAATGGGCGAGTTGGACATCGCCACCCTGCCAGAGGACAACCCCCTCCGCGCCGATTTCGATGCGCTCTTTGGCGGCGGCAGCCACGAGGCAAAATTCGCCTCCGCCCAGCGCCTCACCGATCATTTTTCAGGCGTTTAA
- a CDS encoding cold-shock protein: protein MPNGTVKWFNTTKGYGFIEPEDGGNDIFVHISAVQASGLTGLTDNEKISFEVVEGRDGRSMASNITKSA, encoded by the coding sequence ATGCCGAACGGCACCGTAAAATGGTTCAACACCACCAAAGGCTACGGCTTTATCGAACCCGAAGATGGTGGCAATGACATCTTTGTTCATATTTCCGCTGTCCAAGCCTCTGGTCTGACCGGCCTCACCGACAACGAGAAGATCAGCTTCGAGGTCGTCGAAGGCCGCGATGGCCGCTCGATGGCTTCCAACATCACCAAATCAGCCTAG
- the thyX gene encoding FAD-dependent thymidylate synthase — translation MPITPEQDAEIAELRAAPKMTYRAVSEGMEAHLYKVNPVLDHGFVRVIDYMGDDAAICQAARVSYGKGTKSVQNDAGLIRYLMRHWHSTPFEMCEIKLHVKLPVFVARQWIRHRTANVNEYSARYSILDREFYIPEPDALAAQSVVNNQGRGEALSGEEAVRVLEYLKGDAARCYDHYEEMIGQEGQQGLARELARMNLPANIYTQWYWKVDLHNLFHFLRLRADSHAQYEIRVYAEEICKLVADWVPAAYGAFEDYRMGGATISERGLLCMRRMLKGETVTQESSGMSAGEWREFMAVVEG, via the coding sequence ATGCCCATCACCCCAGAACAGGACGCAGAAATCGCCGAACTGCGCGCCGCGCCGAAAATGACCTATCGCGCGGTTTCGGAGGGGATGGAGGCGCATCTCTACAAGGTGAACCCCGTGCTGGATCACGGGTTCGTGCGGGTGATCGACTATATGGGCGATGATGCGGCGATCTGTCAGGCGGCGCGGGTGAGCTACGGCAAGGGCACGAAATCGGTGCAGAATGACGCGGGGCTGATCCGCTATCTGATGCGGCACTGGCATTCGACCCCGTTCGAGATGTGCGAGATCAAGTTGCATGTGAAACTGCCTGTCTTTGTGGCGCGGCAGTGGATCCGGCACCGGACAGCGAATGTGAACGAATATTCGGCGCGGTATTCGATCCTTGATCGCGAGTTCTACATCCCTGAGCCGGATGCGCTGGCGGCGCAATCGGTGGTGAACAACCAAGGCCGTGGCGAAGCGCTGAGCGGGGAGGAAGCGGTACGGGTGCTGGAATACCTGAAGGGTGACGCGGCGCGGTGTTATGACCACTACGAAGAGATGATTGGGCAGGAGGGACAGCAGGGGCTGGCGCGGGAACTGGCGCGGATGAACCTGCCTGCGAATATCTACACGCAGTGGTATTGGAAGGTGGACCTACACAACTTGTTCCACTTCCTGCGGCTGCGGGCGGATAGCCATGCGCAATACGAAATCCGGGTCTATGCAGAGGAAATCTGCAAGCTGGTGGCAGACTGGGTGCCGGCTGCCTATGGCGCGTTCGAGGATTACCGGATGGGCGGGGCGACGATATCGGAGCGGGGGCTGCTATGCATGCGGCGGATGCTGAAGGGCGAAACTGTCACGCAGGAAAGCTCTGGCATGAGCGCGGGCGAATGGCGCGAGTTCATGGCGGTGGTTGAGGGGTAG
- a CDS encoding BLUF domain-containing protein translates to MLLQKIRDAFSRKHAPLDEPPAEQECYAICYKSISSHPLSDAAMQTLVLSARMRNVAANISGALIHDRSRFWQVLEGPQSEVERVFNSIANDYRHSEIVILDRGVKPERQFPSFEMGEVDLTTEETKESCRANFETILNASNAAERDAALAQLTPHLK, encoded by the coding sequence ATGCTGCTTCAGAAAATTCGCGACGCCTTTTCCCGTAAACACGCCCCGCTGGACGAGCCTCCAGCTGAGCAAGAATGCTACGCGATCTGCTACAAAAGCATCTCCTCCCACCCGCTCTCCGATGCCGCGATGCAGACCCTCGTGCTCAGTGCCAGAATGCGAAATGTCGCCGCCAATATATCCGGCGCGCTGATCCACGATCGGTCCCGTTTCTGGCAGGTTCTCGAAGGCCCGCAATCAGAGGTGGAACGGGTCTTCAACAGCATTGCTAACGATTACCGCCACAGCGAAATCGTGATCCTCGATCGCGGCGTAAAACCGGAGCGGCAGTTCCCGAGCTTCGAAATGGGAGAAGTCGATCTTACAACGGAAGAAACCAAAGAATCCTGCCGCGCAAATTTCGAGACGATTTTGAACGCCTCAAACGCTGCTGAGAGAGACGCCGCTTTGGCGCAGCTCACCCCTCACCTGAAATAA
- a CDS encoding BLUF domain-containing protein produces the protein MTQPDLFQIVYSSTASKRIAPEEIRAILETARAYNPSKGVTGLLLHDGLHFFQVLEGPKDAVESLYDAIAKDRRHANVVRILAQSIPERNFADWSMAYSEASPDELREIDGLSDHFRDGGGFANLQKGHAKLLINAFLNGIWGNRAA, from the coding sequence ATGACCCAACCTGATCTTTTCCAAATCGTCTACTCGAGCACCGCCAGCAAGCGCATCGCGCCGGAAGAGATCCGCGCCATCCTAGAGACAGCCCGCGCGTACAACCCCTCCAAGGGCGTCACCGGCCTGCTGCTGCATGATGGCTTGCACTTCTTTCAGGTTCTCGAAGGCCCGAAAGACGCGGTCGAAAGCCTCTACGATGCCATCGCCAAGGACCGCCGCCACGCGAATGTCGTGCGCATCCTCGCCCAAAGCATTCCCGAACGCAATTTTGCCGACTGGTCGATGGCCTATTCCGAAGCCAGCCCCGATGAACTGCGCGAGATCGACGGCCTGAGCGATCATTTCCGCGATGGTGGCGGCTTTGCAAACCTGCAAAAGGGTCATGCAAAACTTCTCATAAATGCCTTTTTAAACGGCATTTGGGGTAATCGGGCGGCATAA